AGCGTTTAGATCTGTATTATATACACAGTTCCAAATCATTACCTCAATCATCAACCCCGACACTTGCCACTTtgtgacataaaaaaaattagatagcAACTTCtgaatataatataaatgaaattggTTTTCACCgagtttttttcctctccatctatagaatgcattctataagtatagaatatagtgtatagctatagaatgcattctacaCTTATAGgattgaattgtataaatatagaatgcattatatacgtaaagaatgaattgtatagatATAGAATTAATGCcataattataaaatgcattttatatctacagagagaaaattcccctcttggcgccccatatttattttgttcaaatgtGTTACACAAACAGTCTGATTTGACATGAATTTTTTCCGACATATCAATCCTATTATTTAACTCTcttatttataaaaactttgtagAACTAAGAGCAACGTCTAatagtataatatatatatataaaaaagaataaataaaactaaacaaaaaaactcgGTTAGTATCTCACAACCATATGCAGACAACAGTGAGGACCACTACGATGCCCATAATCTTTAATGGGTAACGATTGTGTTCGAAGAAGCTTTGTTCTGTGATTGACCTCTTGCTTATCACTGACTTCTTCATCAAATGCGTCAAGACCCCATCTGCGTCCTGCTCATCTGTCTTCTGCCAAAGAGGCGCAAGAAGTAGCAAAGTTAGAggcagaaaaaatatttgcacagcAATGTGACACATGCTTTTAACAAAATTAGCGCGCGCGCGCGAACGCACGCACTCATGCATACAAAAGATCTTTCCCTTGGCATTATGTTCTGTCATGATATGGATGTGCCCCATGCTGCTTTCCTCTTCCCTGTGATTATGCATAATTTTATGGTTATTGATGACATCGGCTTTATCAACATGCATGGTCATTTCTTACGCAAATAAAAGTTTGATACGTGTTTGTgggcattaaaatattttaagaaataaactgACGGCAATGTCACTTCCGAAGCAACAACTTATCCATTGCTAGCTGCTGAGAATAGAAGAAACGATTTTTACTCACGTCCATGGTCAgcatctttttctgttctgtcatATTGCGTTCATCCATTTCCCTGCGTTCTTCGCACCAACCGTTCACTTTTGCAtgcagataattattttttgtttaatgtgtcCGAATGTTCGTTGATGCAAATGCGAAGTGTCCGGTTTGCAAGTGAGAAAATGGTTCGTCCTTACCCTTCTCCTCTTGTAGTGACTTCTGGTAGAACCACTTCTCGTCAGGGAAATTACGTCAGGAGCTGACGACATCAGCCAAGAAAGACGTCAAAGACACGTGACTGGATTAGCCATCAGCAACCAGACCTGACCACGGACATGAAATATGTCAGCAACCAGACCTCACCTGGGCTATCAAATATGCTATACCCTTGCTTATTCGTTCAGGGCTATCTCTCCATCATGAGCCTCACTAAGCGCGTTTTGTCTTCGAAAcgttttttttcaactttggaAACACTTGAACACATCCGAGTGGTATCTGACTGTCCCAGACTTTTTGCTTACTTTGTCTTTTATACTGAATCTCACGGTGCGGCAGAAGGTTGAAGGCCGGTTCGGTGGTAGCTACAGTCTGTTTGTCCAGCTCCGGCTAGGTGGACCCCCAGCAGCACAATAGACACTGTCCTCCAATACGGGGATTTCGCACTATGGACGAGAGGGAGTAAACCGTAGAAAACCCTTGACGCCCAGCCCTGTTagcagatgccacatacagagggtcccgagacgagatgaaCCCagaagggtaaaaaaaaaaaaaaaaaacaaattaaaaaaaaattgagtggCATTTCTCCCCTTTTTTTGCGTCTTCTGTataaaaagacttcattaaAACGGTTTCTTGTTTCCCTTCCGTTCCAAGCTGCTGCGTCCTTTTGTTCCCTTCATGCCTGTTTTATTTTGGGTGCTAATAAACAAGTCTTTTCGCTTTTGTCTCCTCATGTAGCGTGTTGCGAGAGCTTAGCGTCCGGCGACCAAAGCTAGGGTGTTACGCGACATTGATGTTATCTATAAATTAGTCTAAACTATATGGACCTAGTTTGCAAAACTTGGCTTGAGTCAAAAGCAAACTCCTTCCCAATTATGAATGAAACTATATAAAAGATAACATCTGATCCTGTGGACCACAAAATGTACTTCAGATGTTTCCTTGATAAGTTAGGGCCAGCTGTAAGCAGTTCAAATGGTGGAATAGACAGAGCtatatattacaaaaacaaaataaaaaattgctaTCAACTTTCCTTTATTGGAAGGAACTAAAGCAGTCAGTTAATGGACAaatttcatttgacattttggGCAAGGTTGTCAAAAGGCACAAAAACTAGATTGTTCCACAATGCACTTTCAGATGTGTAAAGACACAGAAGAAACCATAAAGGGCAAgacatgcatatatgtgtaaGTTCAGTTTTGAGCAACTATTTAAAATCATCACCACAGAAAAGTCATTGATGTCACTATTTTGCATATGAAAgatggaattaaaaaaacaacaacaataaaaccaGTGAATCAATTTTAAATGTCAGCAAATCTTTGttcacaacaagaaacaaaaattatcaatcAACAGCATacattaaagacaaacatatacagcaaaataaaagtagaacaaggTATGAAACAGTAATAGTGCATTGGTTTTGCTTCATTCAGATAAATATGATGAATGAAATTCTTGTAAAGCAACATGACTGATAAAGTAAACACACTGCAATATCCAGATACCTGTATTACTACTATCAAACAGATTCAGTCACCAATTACACATTTCTGACTTGCAGTAAAATAGTCATAATAAACTATAATTATCAGCTTATAATTTTTACACACCGAGTATAAccaaagtaacaaaaataatattcgTTCTCCTTTTCACCATGAAAAGAACTGTGAGGCATTTCTGGTAATGAATAACTAATAGATCTTGAAAATCAGCCCATACAAGAAATATCACTTCCCTAACAACCCCTATCCTAGTTTTCTAATACAggataaaagcaaaagaaatgtaACTCTCTGCAATGTTAGCCAGGAGGCCAACCCATCTGCCGTCCACCAAGTACATGGATGTGAAGATGGTAGACAGACTGTGACCCATCTGGACCACTGTTGATCACTGATGGCAAAACAAATGGTGAAGGAATacaccttatttttttcttaaaaacagtGAAAGATCAAACAAATATAGTCATTAAAATGCTTAAAATGAttcaaacagattttaatttttgcctAAAATTTTAGTAATGATAGAAAAATCAGTAAATATttcaagcaaaaagaaaataaaggaccAATaattacatcaacaacaaatTTAGCAAATAACCATATCCACAAATAATGTCTTACCAACACGGTAGCCCTTTTTCAGCTTTTCCTGTACAGCAACATTACGAGCCACCAGAAGCAAGTGACCCAAAAGCTATAACATAAAACAGATTACTGTTAGGAGCACTGAAGATATGCAAGGCCAAAGATTATGGCATTACAAATGTCATTCTCACGAATCGAGAATGAGAGAAGGAGCGGgggataaaaatgtaaatagcaTTATATCTAATGGCAAGATAGAGGATATAGCAGAGGATGTTTCTTTGATTACTGTGGCAATACctacaagaaaatacaaagaggtCAGCCACAATGACAAGAGAAAACTCACTGCAACAAGACTAAACAGCAATGGAAAACTATGTGCTATATTTTAGCAAATCTTACCCTTCATCCTCAGGTTGTGCATCACTTAACCCTGGTATAGGTTTTCGAGGGATGACCAGGAAATGAACTGGAGCCTGGGGACTAACATCTCTGAATGCCATACACTGCAAAATCAATAGTGtcatatgaaaataataatttgcagCAGTACTCCTGTATAAATAAATCAAGTAACACAAATCTAATTTTCTAATATTCCCTTAATCTTTTGATTTTGACATGCTTAttcaaaacatgaaacaaaacaatctgAATTGTGGTATTTTATCTCTACCCACATTAACTTTTTtgaagtccaaacttaagacactttttttcaattaatgACTTCACTTTTACATGTCCAGACCATGCACTGGCATGATATTTATCAGCATTGACActgtggttgtttttgttgtaggAGTACATGTGTGTATGGATGTCAGCGTGTAAGTTTATTTAgaatttcttctcttatttgttAAGTGCTCCgagcaaattattttggaaaagtactatataaatgtgcattattattatctttggCAGCTAAAAAATGAAGCTGGGTACTCTAATTCTAGCTTTTAGACTGCTTACTACCCTTCTCCAGCATTGCATGATGGGTCAGCATGCAAGAAGTTATTAACCCGGAGAAAGTGTCCTCCACATTCTTCTGTTTTGTAGTGGACAACTACAGTCCCTATTGCAgactgaatattatttttaaagatctaGTGGAGTGTAATTTTGTTTCTCATCAAAAAGTAATGCTTAGTGCAATGTACACTGCAAGTATTTGTTGCATCCATCGTGTAACATGAAGAAACAATCACCTTCTCATCTTCATATAAAATATGTGCTGGTATTATCCTGTTTAATATCTTGGAAAAGATGGTTGGCTCagctgtttttgttgctgtttgggCTTTTGAGACTTCATCAGAGCATAATGGAGTGGCACAATGCTGCAatgccaaaaaaacaaaacaaaagacccTCATTGTTTTATACAAACAGAACTTAATTGTATTTAATAAACAGAACCAATTGCAACaagtttttttatgttactTATTACTTTTCACATGTGCACAACGTACACTATAAGCTCACACATACCAGAGCATGCACAGTAAGCTGAGGTGTTTGTCTGACAGCTGTGGTGAGAAAGTGGATGGCACTTGTTGAAAGGAATATCCTGGTGGCTGACAAAGTCCTTGTAATCAGACCTGCCATATCCTCATGCTGTCAAAGGCGAAATGTAACAGACAGCATGAGAGAGATGGAAATCAATACGCGAGTACTCAAATGGGCAGTAGGTACTGTTTCCAAACGGGTACATATCTAATACTGTTACAGATGTTTGTGCCTTTATTAGTATTTTCATCTTCTTGAGAAGCccattttttgttaaaagtataaaaataacagaaaatatggTAAATATTCAAATTCAGTGCACTGATAATCTTAAACATGGTaacaattatttgtaaattagAAACATTTGTCGCTCCTACCTTATCTGTTCTCTTTCAGcgttatgtttttcttttctagatttaaaaccaaatattttttagaaaagaaataaagcgcTAACACACCCCAAATTACTACAGTAAGAAAAGCGGAGAGAACAGTCCGAGCGCAAAGTTCGGATGCAGACGTGCGTCCGTGGTGAGCTTCGCAAAGCTGCTGCTGACAGCACTTTTATCGTGTTTGCCCACTAAAGTGTCTCTGGTTTGCCGAAGCCAGCGTGAAAAAGGCCGACTATCGGTGGAATAAACTAGCAGATTATTGAGatataataaacacaacaacaaaaatgaatatatttttaattattaactttttcaaaattcaaataaaCCATCTCCTTCTCAAAAAACGAAGGTCGAAAAACCAGACCGGAAGTTATGTGAGAGTGCTCTCAGCTGAGCCCGTGTAGATGGCGCAACTTGTTATGCTTTGCGATGGCAAAACAATACTAGATGGTGAAATAAACAGTACCCCAAAGGCGATGAACCTCACGTTAAGAAGAAATTTTCAACAGTCACTTCCGAAATGACTTAAAATTGAGCTTACCCTTTGACGAAAATCCATCATGACGTCTCAGAACCCTAGCAGATTTGCTGATTATTTTGTGATATGTGGACTTGATGCGTCGTCTGGTCTCGAGCCAGATCGGTTGTCTGGTAAGTTTTGCGTCTCTGTATTATAGCAGAGAGTTAGTGTCAAAAAATTGTTCATAACATGAGCAATACAAATATAATggaaaaataagatttattcAGTCAGCTATATCCTGGTTACCAGTAATTTTTTGTCCAGCTGCCCAAAGCTCACCGATTTAGAAGTGCAGAAACTGGTAAGGGAAGAACCCATGCTATGAATTTTTGAATGTCGTTATTAACGAATGTACATTGTAATGTgtattaatttttcaa
The sequence above is a segment of the Pomacea canaliculata isolate SZHN2017 linkage group LG6, ASM307304v1, whole genome shotgun sequence genome. Coding sequences within it:
- the LOC112565613 gene encoding uncharacterized protein LOC112565613, translated to MAGLITRTLSATRIFLSTSAIHFLTTAVRQTPQLTVHALHCATPLCSDEVSKAQTATKTAEPTIFSKILNRIIPAHILYEDEKCMAFRDVSPQAPVHFLVIPRKPIPGLSDAQPEDEGLLGHLLLVARNVAVQEKLKKGYRVVINSGPDGSQSVYHLHIHVLGGRQMGWPPG